In the genome of Danaus plexippus chromosome 18 unlocalized genomic scaffold, MEX_DaPlex mxdp_20, whole genome shotgun sequence, the window tataaacattaggAATTGAGatagattgttttttaaatataaaagtatcagTTCCAAgtcctattaaaattattaaatacacttcgtaattttttttttactgtagaATAagctttttactttttttttgttttaaattagtgATAGtcttgttttaaattagtGATAGTgtttcaattgaaataaacttaGACAACATATTTAGTTACTAATTGGAAAAAGATAAGAAAAGCCCGATTCTACTTTTTCGTATACCATCCATACAACTTTAAGataaattgattgattgattgattgattgtaaataatcatgtttttgttcttttcacttaaaaaaactattatgggataataattttaaatacaagaacaaaataaatctttaatctACCTTCGCCAGTAGAAATTAAGACGCGATTATTAGTAGAGTTCCTTTTTTTGAGTAACGTAATTATtaagaattcattaaaatatcttgtaTTTATAGTACAGTGTACTTTTCACGTTTATTGATAGTTATGACTAATTTTTGTCCCATGAACTGTCAGTGTcacacataataaaataagtaaatcgCGATTGATGTCTTGGGAGCAAGGTCGGGAGTTACGTTGTctgatttgaataataattttcccgGAAAGTGAATACCTAGTTATCGGAGGGTGTCagctgttaataaataaacatggtCGTTGGTGCGTTTCCTATTGCGAAACTATcagttttacttataaaacagATAAGTAAACCAATCGCTAATATTTGCAAAGAAAGAGCCAAAAATAATCCTTTTTTCAGAACCTATGTCTGTATGCCACCAGCTCAGTGTAAGTAGAACATTTAAGtttctagtttatattttactattcttATGAACTTTTCTCTTAAACATATATTCTTTTCCAGTCTACAATTGGTGTGAAGTGAAAGCTAAAATgtggatattaaatttaggAAAACCAGTAAATATTCCCGTTCTGAGCCAAGAAATGGCTATAGAGCTAGGAGCAAACCTCCTTGGTGAAAccgttatatttgttattggtGCTGGTTTACTGGTCATAGAATACAACAggtaaaaaacataattaactaaatctataatttcttaaatgaaaattgttataacaaaattgttcTATATCAGGCAAAGCAAAAAGGAGGCTGCAAAAGAGGCTAAACGGGAGGAGGAATTAAAACACATAACTCGGACAATAACAGACCTGTACTTCACTGTTCAGCACCAACAGACCCAGCTAAGAGAAATGGAAAGAATGTTTCATGCGTTGGATCCGAAAACTCCAAGTTCTTCACCACCGTCTTCAAGTGGGCCCTCGGGACCAAAACCAAACCCAACACCTCCTACACCACCCCCAGTCATTACTGTTAGACCCCAAAATCTGAGCTGCTCTATGGACTACACCGACTCTACAACACCGTACCCAAACAACAGTGTGATTCTCCAGTCactgaattatatacaaatggaTGTTTTTAGTACATTCTTTAATCGATCAAGCAACtcagaaaatattcaaagggTGGACAGAACACAAGTGACTTCGAGACGTGAACCTGCGCTTCTGTCTGAAACATTACAAAACCTGGAAAATAACTTTAGAAGCCTATTTTGAAAAGGACATGTAAATATTCAGATCTAACAGATCGTATTGTAGttacctatttattttttaattatttaagatgtTCTTTTTGatgagattttaattttgtgaaaGGGAGTGTTATAtggcaaattttttttttttacatattttgttgcGTTGCTTAGAAACATTTTGTAGATAATATATTCCAGGGGAAGTATGTAGTTTCTTCGAACAGCAATGCTTgtgcaattattattatgtacctACGTATATCTTaccaacaaatatatataaagaagtgATGATTTTGAGTATTTCATACTTAATACACcattttaaacaatgttaGTATAGTTGTAAGTGTAATGAAGTTCTGcgaatcaaattaatattaaataaaacctcgataacataatagaatatttattgctCGAGCCACTCATCCATATATTTACAATCTTGAGGTGTTATTAATCCTGTTGAATTGCATTTGTGTATGAGAGGGCATACTCCGCATGGTACCTGCACTAAACCTGGAGGAGGTAGGAGAGATTCTATAGCCCTGTAAACTCTGTTTCCATCGGGATAAACATTACTTTCAGCTTTCCCGTCGTAAACTAATGTGTTCAGAATAGTTATAACGTCTTCAACTTCTAGTTTAACCTAAATACAGAATGTAGATCAATACAAATGTAGATGACAAAACTTGATAATACAAACTGTAACTTCAGtatcaacaattttaaaatatttactcacTTTACTTATACCTAAGTCAGTAATGTATTTCTGAACCTCGGCAGCTGTGGCATATGACTGTGTACGGCCAACTATGGGACCTCtcggattattttttattttatcagctCTTTGTTGAAGGAATCTCAAGCACTGACGATTCAGAATGTCAACAAATTCAGATTCAAAA includes:
- the LOC116773237 gene encoding optic atrophy 3 protein homolog, whose protein sequence is MVVGAFPIAKLSVLLIKQISKPIANICKERAKNNPFFRTYVCMPPAQFYNWCEVKAKMWILNLGKPVNIPVLSQEMAIELGANLLGETVIFVIGAGLLVIEYNRQSKKEAAKEAKREEELKHITRTITDLYFTVQHQQTQLREMERMFHALDPKTPSSSPPSSSGPSGPKPNPTPPTPPPVITVRPQNLSCSMDYTDSTTPYPNNSVILQSLNYIQMDVFSTFFNRSSNSENIQRVDRTQVTSRREPALLSETLQNLENNFRSLF